CAATAACAGTACCACCAAGAACAGCCACAAACACAATATATAAAGTGGAGCTACTGCATGCAAGCCTAATACGAGGGAGTGTGACCCAAGTGATATGcaacacacaaaaaaaatattagaattacCATTTGGCTCCCGATTCATGGTCATATCATCGATTCCTCATTAATGTCACCAATTTTTAGCCACGTACCATTGGGGAGTGTGGGCCAACACATTACCTATAGCTGTCATAGACAAAACCCTCAAGCATAATATACAAAAAAAGATGCATGCACACAAATGACTGCTTGGGAAGAGGGATGTGACCCAGTTAAAATGTGGCATGGAAGTTTAAATATGAAGAGGACACAACCTGTGTTAAAGATGCATTGGATCATGATGAAGCTGTCATGGGGGAGTTTGGCCAAAATATGGTCTGTCAACACTAGTTTTAGTAATACATGCCACCGACAAAAAATGCCATCGAACCACTATCATTATGTCAACCTTTCCAGCCCATTTGCAGCAACCAAAGGAGCTCTTAGATTCATGGGCTGATCAACGTTCGACGAGGTTGGGAGCAAGGCAAACATATCAAAAGTAGCTCAAATATCAACAAGAGATATCAAAGTAAGTTCACAATCAAACATCAAAGACCACTAGAGCTACAACATAACAAATTTACGCATAATGAAtacaaaaatatagataaaggcCAAGAGAGTAAGCCTACAATACCAAGGATAAATCTATTTACATGTAAATTATAGAGGCCAACTAATGGCTTAAGCAAGTATCGAGGTGAGGGACAAAAGCACCTGATAAGATAAAAAGGAAATGAAAATGAAGGCCTCACCTATTTTTAGTGGCCAAAACTCATAGATACTGGCGATGGATTTTGGGAAGTCGCCGATGAAGGGACGAAGGCAACAGTGATCAAATTGGGATAGTTGCAGAACGGTGAAACCACATCAAAACAgtgaaaaaatctaaaaaaggATATCCAGTTAACCCTCAATCTATAAAAGGCCAACCAAAGGTTGAACTCTCATATGTGCAACTCCCAATTGCAAATGTCAATATCACATGAGACACCAAACATGTACAGGAGTCTACACGGACAAATGGATGAAAAAGCTGTGTCTAGACTATCTTCAAACCAAGATCAAAAGCACGGGACATAGCTGCAACAAATACAGTGATGCATCAAACTCCCCCGTCGGGCAAATGTTAAGTACCGATACGAAAAGGCCAACTGATGGCAGACAATGCCCACATATATTGACTTACACAAAGTAAATAAGCTAATGATGCCAAAGATGTACCTTGTATAGTCGGCGCAGGAGACTGGACAAGTGGGGTGGTTAAGAAAGAGGCAAGAATGGACGTAGTGATGCCATATGAATTGTGGTAGCCATGGACAACAACTTCCAATGGTAGAGTTGGTAAAGCCGAAGTGAATGGAGATGGGAAAATCACCTATAAATCGAAAAATTAGAGATATGGCCAAGAGTGAAGCAATTCTCCACAAAAAAATAGAGGAACATAGAGTTCATACATGTTCTCTATAATGTACAAAGGACAGCGTCGTTGGAAACCTCAGAGTCAGTGGATTGGCCGTGACTAGAAACATCTGGAAAGATACAAAAATTACACCAAGAATTCGGAGGCTAGCAGATACCCTAAATACATGTAACATGGCTTACCAGCAGCCACCTCAACCCAACCATGATAGCTAAGGCTAACTAATGGCCATAATGTGAAAAATCGTCCGACTTCCCAAAGGACCTCAATGtaagaaaagaaacaaagaaGAGATGGCATATAACAATCACAAGGTTACCAGAGCAACACAAATGAACCAGGCTACATACAAATTTCCGGAAAGAAACCTGGATTAATATTAACATATAGTGGGAACTCCCTGAAGAGGCAAAGAAAGGCGAGAACAAAGTGGAAAATGATCCTACTCTAGGCCTAAACCATAGCTAAGAATATTGAAGAAAAGAAACAGAAGCGTTGTCAATAACCACATTAGACAAAGAACACATCTGGGCATCAAATTTAGCACTGATTCTCACATACATATCATGACCGCAACTCGAAACACGTTAAGAAATGCCCACGAGAGCAAGGATGAAAGATCCTTTCAATTACGACAATAACCAAATTTCAGGTAACAAtgctacctccacaagaacttaattaattcaatGTATGAATCTCTATACAGATAAACTGAGCACAAGTACACAACATTCACAACATCAAAAAAATTGTGCAAACGATAagtaaatgtaattttaaatttttctgttCCATAGTGATCAAACTACTATATACATCTCTGGAAGAAAAGTAATTCTCgttgtaataatatttatataagtgtatattgtatttatttattaattaaaaaagacAAAATGATGTATAATTTTGTCCCCTCGTATTCCATTTATCTTCACCCGTTTCGTCTTCTTCCCGATTCCGACTCCGACTCCGACTCCGACATTATGAACACAATTCTCCtagtcaaaataaaaatatatggtGTCCATGGTGtgtcaattttttatatttcataattaGATTGGGTTCACTCATTTCTAATTTCGCTTTTGCAAAAACAAGAGATGAGAAGGTGTGATGCTTATATAGGAGCACATGCAATGTTAtgttaatttcttttaaatatcaTTCACTTGATAA
This genomic window from Primulina huaijiensis isolate GDHJ02 chromosome 7, ASM1229523v2, whole genome shotgun sequence contains:
- the LOC140980685 gene encoding uncharacterized protein, coding for MVGLRWLLMFLVTANPLTLRFPTTLSFVHYREHVIFPSPFTSALPTLPLEVVVHGYHNSYGITTSILASFLTTPLVQSPAPTIQAHESKSSFGCCKWAGKVDIMIVVRWHFLSVACITKTSVDRPYFGQTPP